In a single window of the Methanomicrobiales archaeon genome:
- a CDS encoding bifunctional 5,6,7,8-tetrahydromethanopterin hydro-lyase/3-hexulose-6-phosphate synthase — protein MYLIGEALVGEGAELAHIDLIMGDKNGPVGMAFSSALAHPSMGHTPLLAVVRPNLMTKPATIVIPKVSIKGIAQVNMMFGPAQAAVSKAVADLVEEGEFDGIDLEETVILASVFIHPDAKDYNRIYRYNYGATKLAIRRALERFPDRKTLLYEKDRAAHAIMGFKVQRLWDPPYLQVALDLVDMNRVATVLRDLPQSDHMIIEAGTPLIKQFGLSVVSELRKLRPNAFIIADMKILDTGNLEARMAADAAADAVVVSGLAPIKTLEKAISEARKTGIYSIVDMLNVEDPAGVIRELSIKPDVVEMHRGIDIETTAHAWGDIPAVRKAGGERMLIATAGGIRVPAVKTALEAGADIIVVGRAITAARDVRHAAEEFLQQLGKEAIDQFRVMTDF, from the coding sequence CATGGGGGATAAGAACGGCCCGGTGGGTATGGCATTCTCGAGCGCGCTCGCTCACCCCTCCATGGGCCACACCCCGCTGCTCGCCGTGGTCCGCCCCAACCTGATGACGAAGCCGGCCACGATCGTCATACCGAAGGTCTCCATCAAGGGGATCGCCCAGGTGAACATGATGTTCGGGCCCGCGCAGGCCGCCGTCTCCAAGGCGGTGGCGGACCTGGTGGAGGAGGGGGAGTTCGACGGTATCGATCTGGAAGAGACGGTGATCCTGGCGAGCGTCTTCATCCATCCCGATGCGAAGGACTACAACCGGATCTACCGCTACAACTACGGGGCGACGAAGCTGGCCATCCGGCGGGCCCTGGAGCGGTTCCCGGACAGAAAGACGCTGCTCTACGAGAAGGACCGGGCTGCCCACGCCATCATGGGGTTCAAGGTGCAGCGGCTCTGGGACCCCCCCTACCTGCAGGTGGCCCTGGACCTCGTGGACATGAACCGGGTGGCGACCGTGCTCCGCGACCTCCCGCAGAGCGATCACATGATTATCGAGGCGGGAACGCCGCTCATCAAGCAGTTCGGCCTCTCGGTCGTCTCGGAGCTGCGCAAGCTCCGCCCCAACGCCTTCATCATCGCGGACATGAAGATTCTGGACACGGGAAACCTCGAGGCGAGAATGGCGGCGGATGCGGCGGCGGATGCGGTCGTGGTCTCCGGGCTCGCACCCATCAAGACGCTCGAGAAGGCGATCTCGGAGGCGAGAAAGACCGGCATCTACTCCATCGTGGACATGCTGAACGTGGAGGACCCCGCCGGGGTGATCCGCGAGCTCTCCATCAAGCCGGATGTGGTGGAGATGCACCGCGGCATCGACATCGAGACGACGGCCCACGCCTGGGGCGACATTCCGGCCGTTCGGAAGGCTGGCGGGGAGCGGATGCTCATCGCCACCGCCGGAGGCATCCGCGTGCCGGCGGTGAAGACCGCGCTCGAGGCCGGTGCCGACATCATCGTGGTGGGGCGGGCGATCACGGCCGCCCGGGATGTGCGGCATGCAGCAGAAGAGTTCCTGCAGCAGCTCGGAAAAGAGGCCATCGACCAGTTCCGCGTGATGACCGATTTTTAG